Genomic DNA from Streptomyces sp. AM 2-1-1:
CAGCCGACCGCGCCGAGCAGGGCGGTGTGCAGCCGTTCGGGGACGTCGTCGACGGTCCGCAGGGTGAGCAGCACGCCCGCGTTGACGGAGCGGAGCCGGCGGATGCCGCGCACCGTCTCGTCGGTGACGGCCCGCGTGGCGTCGTCCAGCACCAGCCCGAGGAAGAGGGAGCGGTCCGGGCGGGCGGAGGCGACGGCGGTGAACTGGGCGAGCACCAGCCGGGCGAGGAGCCTCGACGCCTCGGCGTGCGCGCGCTCCGGCAGGTCGATCCGGACCCGCAGCGGCAGCTGCTCCATCGACCGCAGGGAGAAGGGGGCGGTGTCGGGGCCGGTGGCGAAGGACGCGGTGAGCGCGGGCCGGTCGAGCAGGGCGAGCCGGTCGGCCAGGACCGGTCCGGCGTCGCCGGGTCCGCCCGACTGCCGGGCGCGGGCGTCCAGCTCCCGGAGCATCGCGTGGTGGCCGCCGGCCTCCGCGGCCGCCCGCAGCGCGGCGAGCGCGTCCGGATGGCCGTCGAGGAGCTCCCTCAGCTCCGGTACGGACGGGAAAAACCCGTGCACGGCGCGGTACGGGCCGAGCAGCTGGGCGAGGACGGTGACGGCACGGCGTACGTCGACCGTCTCCACGTCTCCGACGAGCCCTTCGGCGAGGACCGCCGCCGCCTCGTCGGGGTCGGTGGTGCCGCCGTACAGGTCGAGGCCGTGGGCGGCGCCGGGGCGGCCGATCGCCACGACGACGTCGTAGAGGTCGTCCGGCCCGAGGTCGGCGCCGGCCCCTCCCACCGCGAGGACGGCGGCCCGTCCGGCGAGCGCCTGCAGGGCGAGGCACTCGACGGCCGGGCGCACCAGCCGGGCCGACTTGCCGCTTCCCGGCGGTCCGACCGCAAGCAGGGATGTGCCGAGCAGGGCGGGTTCCAGGGCGACGCCGGAGCCGCGCCGGGCGTAGGGGTTGTGCGGGTCGTCGGAGCAGCGGCCGATGCGGACCTGCCCGGTGAGCAGGTCGTGCGGGGCGGTGCGCACCGGCAGGTCGCGGTGGCCGGAGGGGTGCAGGAAGGCGGCCCCGCCCCGGCGCAGCACGGTAGGGGTGAACCGGGCGGCCGTGTCGGGCCGTTGCCGGGCCGTGGTCCAGGCGTGCCGGAGCCGGGCGCAGTCCACGTCGTTCATCCGGCCGGCCCGGACCTCCGCCGTGAGGGTCTCGGCGGCCTCCGTCTGGCCGTCCGCGCGGAGTTCGGGCCAGTCGGCCGGGGAGGGCTCACCCTCCCCGGGGCCGGGTCCGGGGGCCGCCGCGGCGGGTCCGGTCCGCCGTCCTCCGGGCAGCAGGGTCCGCCACCCGCCGAGGACGGCGAACGGCGCGAGCACCGCGAGGGTGATCGCCGCGTAGATCCAGTTCGAGGCGGCCTGGCTCTGGAGGAACTGCCCGCCCGCGACGGACACCACGAGGGCGAACACGGGGTCCGCCACCGGGATCGCCTCCTTCCACACCAGGAGCTGCGCGAAGGCGGCCAGCCCCAGCGCGGTCACCGCCCGGAACGGCTGCCCGCGCTCGGCGACGTACCTGCGGAAGACCTCGGACCAGTTGCCCAGCCGGCCGCAGCCGTAGAGGAGGAGGCCGAAGAGGATCCCCTCGTAGACGCTGATCGCGTCCCGGCCCTCGACGGTGGCCGGGCTGTTGGTGCCCGCGTACCACCAGTCACCGGGGGTGAACGCCCGCAGGGGCAGCAGGCGGTAGGGGAGGTAGCCGTTGCGCCAGAGCGACCAGATCAGGATGCCGGCGAGTACGGAGATCAGAGCGCCGGTCAGCAGCTGGCGGCCCTCCGCCTCCTCGGACTTCTCGGGCGGCGGCGGCCGGTGGCCGTAGCGCCAGACGCCCGGTTCCTCGGCGGGGCGCGGGGTGCTCAGCCAGACGTCGACCGGGGGCCCCGCCAGGGGCGCGGCGCGGGGGCGGGGCGGGACCCCGGGGGGTGGGGTGGAGGGCGGAGGTCCCACGGGGTGCGGCACCCGCCCCGACCGCGTGTCCCACGCACCGTGCGCGCCGTCTTTCTCCATGAACCGTTGCCCCCTGACCAGCCGGGTCCGTCCGCTGCCCCGGCCAATCTAGTGGGCCGCGGCAGGGAGTTCAGCAAAGGCGCCCGGATGGTGAACACCGGTCGGCCTCGCCGCCGCGCCCGGCGGCCCGGCACGCCGCCGGGGCGGGCCGGGCGCCACGTCCGGCCCGTTCTGTCCGCGGCGGACAAGGACACGCGCCCACCACTCCCGATCGGAGCATGACCGGTTCCCCGCCGCACCCCTAGCCTGCAAGCAGGAGAGGCGCTCGCACCACCACGTCCGCGCCGCCCGCCGCACCACCCCGGTCCACCCGCACCGCCCCACCCCCAGGAGCCCCGCATGTCCGCTGTCCCGCAGGAGCGCCGCGTCGTCACCGCGATCCCCGGCCCGAAGTCGGTGGAGCTGCAGGCCCGCCGTGTCGCGGCGGTCGCCGCGGGCGTGGGCTCCACGCTGCCCGTCTTCACCGCGCGCGCCGGGGGCGGGATCATCGAGGACGTGGACGGGAACCGTCTGATCGACCTCGGCTCCGGCATCGCCGTGACGTCGGTGGGCGCCTCCGCCGAGGCCGTGGTGCGCCGTGCCTCCGCGCAGCTCGCCGACTTCACCCACACCTGCTTCATGGTGACGCCGTACGAGGGGTACGTGGAGGTCTGCGAGCAGCTCGCCGAGCTCACCCCGGGCGACCACGCCAAGAAGTCCGCGCTCTTCAACTCGGGCGCCGAGGCCGTCGAGAACGCGGTGAAGATCGCCCGCGCCTGGACCAAGCGCACCGCGGTCGTGGTCTTCGACCACGGCTACCACGGCCGGACCAACCTCACGATGGCGCTGACGGCGAAGAACATGCCGTACAAGCAGGGCTTCGGTCCGTTCGCCCCCGAGGTCTACCGCGTTCCGGTCGCGTACGGCTACCGCTGGCCGACGGGTGCCGAGAACGCCGGCGCCGAAGCGTCCGCGCAGGCCATCGACGAGATCACCAAGCAGATCGGCGCGGAGAACGTCGCCGCGATCATCATCGAGCCGGTGCTCGGCGAGGGCGGCTTCATCGAGCCGGCCAAGGGCTTCCTGCCGGCCATCGCGCGGTTCGCCCGGGAGAACGGGATCGTCTTCGTCGCCGACGAGATCCAGTCCGGCTTCTGCCGCACCGGCCAGTGGTTCGCCTGCGAGGACGAGGGCATCGTGCCGGACCTGATCACCACCGCCAAGGGCATCGCGGGCGGGCTGCCGCTCTCCGCCGTCACGGGCCGCGCCGAGATCATGGACGCCGCGCACTCCGGCGGTCTCGGCGGCACCTACGGCGGCAACCCGGTCGCCTGCGCCGGTGCGCTGGGCGCCATCGAGACGATGCGCGAGCTGGACCTGAACGGCAGGGCCAAGCGCATCGAGGCGGTCATGAAGGACCGGCTCTCCGCGATGCGGGACAAGCTGCCCAACGGCGACATCATCGGTGACATCCGGGGCCGCGGCGCCATGATCGCGATCGAACTGGTGAAGTCCGGTTCCAAGGAGCCGGACGCGGCGGCCGCGGGCGAGCTGGCCAGGGCCTGCCACGCCGAGGGCGTCCTGGTGCTCACCTGCGGCACCTACGGCAACGTGCTGCGCTTCCTGCCCCCGCTGGTCATCGGCGAGGACCTGCTGAACGAGGGTCTCGACATCCTCGAACATGCCTTCGCCACCCTCTGACCTGTGCGAACGCACGTCCGCCGCGACGAGCCGTTTCCCAGGGGATTCGCGGCAGGCGGTTGAGGGCCTGTGAAGAAGGTGTGCGAGGGCGATGGCGGGACCGCGTGGTGCCTGTCCCCCGGCCACCGGCTGTCGTACGGTTTCCGCAGATGAGAGAAACACCCCGTGCGCGGGACACCGCGGACAGCATCGGGCCGGGGCTTCCCCCGCACCTGCCCGGTGGCGCCCTCGCGCGCACCCCTGGAGCCTCCGGCTCCGGAACTCCTCACCGATCGGACGGCCGCCCGCCCCACACCCCCCGGGGCGCGCGGCGGACCGATCCCGCCGGCCGTCCCGGAACAACCCCCCCTGTTCCCGGGCGGCCGGCCCTCCTTCTCTCCTGGGCCGGCCTGATGGCGGCCCTCTTCGCCCTGACCACCTGGCAGGTGGTGGCCGCCGGCCCGTTGCTGCGGCTGGACGAACGCGTCGGCGAGGGACTCATCGGCCACGGGCCCCGAGGGGTCGCCCAGGTCTTCTCGGACCTCGGAGGGATGCCGGTCGCGCTGCCGGTCCTCGCCTGCGCGCTGCTGTTCGCGCTGTGGCGCGGCGCCCGCTCCACCGTGCTGGTGGCGGCGCTGACCATGGTGGCGGTACCGCTCCTGGTCGTGCCGCTCAAGGTCTGGGTCGACCGCCGGGGTCCGCTGGTCCCCTACACCGGCTACTACCCGTCCGGCCACACGGCGACTGCGGCGGTGGCGTACGGGGCCTCGGCCCTGCTCCTCATGGCGTACACGCCACGGCGCTGGATGGCGCCCGT
This window encodes:
- a CDS encoding phosphatase PAP2 family protein gives rise to the protein MAALFALTTWQVVAAGPLLRLDERVGEGLIGHGPRGVAQVFSDLGGMPVALPVLACALLFALWRGARSTVLVAALTMVAVPLLVVPLKVWVDRRGPLVPYTGYYPSGHTATAAVAYGASALLLMAYTPRRWMAPVAAALLTAATGAGLMLRGYHWPLDVLGSLWLSGLLLVPLWCVRHRPGRTATGSVPAGSAPAGDATAGDATPGEGPGRAAGAGGVPAGDGPAAGGPDQPK
- the gabT gene encoding 4-aminobutyrate--2-oxoglutarate transaminase, which produces MSAVPQERRVVTAIPGPKSVELQARRVAAVAAGVGSTLPVFTARAGGGIIEDVDGNRLIDLGSGIAVTSVGASAEAVVRRASAQLADFTHTCFMVTPYEGYVEVCEQLAELTPGDHAKKSALFNSGAEAVENAVKIARAWTKRTAVVVFDHGYHGRTNLTMALTAKNMPYKQGFGPFAPEVYRVPVAYGYRWPTGAENAGAEASAQAIDEITKQIGAENVAAIIIEPVLGEGGFIEPAKGFLPAIARFARENGIVFVADEIQSGFCRTGQWFACEDEGIVPDLITTAKGIAGGLPLSAVTGRAEIMDAAHSGGLGGTYGGNPVACAGALGAIETMRELDLNGRAKRIEAVMKDRLSAMRDKLPNGDIIGDIRGRGAMIAIELVKSGSKEPDAAAAGELARACHAEGVLVLTCGTYGNVLRFLPPLVIGEDLLNEGLDILEHAFATL
- a CDS encoding ATP/GTP-binding protein; translated protein: MEKDGAHGAWDTRSGRVPHPVGPPPSTPPPGVPPRPRAAPLAGPPVDVWLSTPRPAEEPGVWRYGHRPPPPEKSEEAEGRQLLTGALISVLAGILIWSLWRNGYLPYRLLPLRAFTPGDWWYAGTNSPATVEGRDAISVYEGILFGLLLYGCGRLGNWSEVFRRYVAERGQPFRAVTALGLAAFAQLLVWKEAIPVADPVFALVVSVAGGQFLQSQAASNWIYAAITLAVLAPFAVLGGWRTLLPGGRRTGPAAAAPGPGPGEGEPSPADWPELRADGQTEAAETLTAEVRAGRMNDVDCARLRHAWTTARQRPDTAARFTPTVLRRGGAAFLHPSGHRDLPVRTAPHDLLTGQVRIGRCSDDPHNPYARRGSGVALEPALLGTSLLAVGPPGSGKSARLVRPAVECLALQALAGRAAVLAVGGAGADLGPDDLYDVVVAIGRPGAAHGLDLYGGTTDPDEAAAVLAEGLVGDVETVDVRRAVTVLAQLLGPYRAVHGFFPSVPELRELLDGHPDALAALRAAAEAGGHHAMLRELDARARQSGGPGDAGPVLADRLALLDRPALTASFATGPDTAPFSLRSMEQLPLRVRIDLPERAHAEASRLLARLVLAQFTAVASARPDRSLFLGLVLDDATRAVTDETVRGIRRLRSVNAGVLLTLRTVDDVPERLHTALLGAVGCGVAFAGVTTWDGKRFSEAWGKEWMETREVAQHAVFADQSVTRALHALRKLVTGKAVTRDAVTVRRVERERWSASELAYAVPAGHAVLSLTNVAGEHTPPLLVELGG